The proteins below come from a single Campylobacter sp. CCUG 57310 genomic window:
- a CDS encoding 2-hydroxymuconate tautomerase family protein produces the protein MPFVNIKITKEKEPVTTEQKQRLISGVTELVAEILGRNKASTVVIIDEIEMDNYGLGGESITQVRKKQGR, from the coding sequence ATGCCGTTTGTAAATATCAAAATCACAAAAGAAAAAGAGCCTGTAACCACAGAGCAAAAGCAGAGACTGATATCGGGAGTAACCGAGCTTGTGGCTGAAATTTTAGGAAGAAACAAGGCTTCAACGGTAGTGATAATAGATGAAATCGAAATGGATAATTACGGGCTTGGAGGCGAAAGCATAACTCAAGTCAGGAAAAAACAAGGAAGATAA
- a CDS encoding prepilin-type N-terminal cleavage/methylation domain-containing protein — protein MKKAFTLLELIVVIVIVGILSLMGVEISLNIYRGYLQSRSINTLEAQTELVLEQISKRLAARIKSSTIGRRDAATFVSTQDPNLNSTYPILEWVSYSYETFQNSGWSGFIDLNHANTTRTNAAGAGTIETPFSNLANASTDIANLTNNLASLNAGNNQVGILFRGTPINIATSFGYNGANANSIGIVTGRINNTTLNIVYPAGSQISEQYYLLHTAYAVVPTNAAGGIMQPGAAESDFTLMLHYNYRPWIAGAQNQFNGVSTSRAVLATNVTRFNFSEANGIIILKLCIRDGNRSLGTRNGVNEAEATVCKTKAIY, from the coding sequence ATGAAAAAAGCATTTACTTTATTAGAGCTTATAGTAGTTATTGTTATAGTGGGAATTTTATCACTAATGGGAGTTGAAATTTCTCTTAATATATATAGAGGCTACCTTCAAAGTAGATCCATTAACACACTTGAAGCTCAAACAGAGCTTGTGCTAGAGCAAATTTCAAAAAGGCTTGCGGCACGCATAAAAAGCTCAACTATAGGAAGGCGAGATGCGGCTACTTTCGTATCTACGCAAGATCCAAATTTGAATAGTACTTATCCAATACTAGAATGGGTAAGCTATAGCTACGAAACGTTTCAAAATAGCGGATGGAGTGGCTTTATCGATTTAAACCATGCAAATACAACCAGAACCAATGCTGCAGGTGCAGGCACTATAGAGACCCCTTTTAGCAATCTAGCAAATGCTTCTACCGATATAGCTAATCTAACAAACAATCTAGCATCACTTAATGCTGGCAATAATCAAGTTGGTATATTATTCAGAGGAACTCCAATAAATATAGCTACATCTTTTGGATATAATGGTGCAAATGCTAATTCAATAGGCATAGTTACAGGAAGAATCAATAATACAACGCTAAATATAGTCTACCCTGCAGGAAGTCAAATTTCAGAGCAATACTACCTACTTCATACTGCTTATGCGGTGGTACCGACAAATGCTGCAGGCGGAATAATGCAGCCTGGAGCTGCCGAAAGTGATTTTACTCTTATGCTTCATTATAACTATAGACCGTGGATAGCAGGTGCTCAAAATCAGTTTAATGGAGTCAGTACAAGCAGGGCAGTTTTGGCAACAAATGTTACTAGATTTAATTTTTCTGAAGCAAACGGAATAATAATTCTAAAACTTTGCATAAGAGATGGAAATAGATCTCTTGGAACAAGAAACGGCGTAAATGAAGCCGAAGCTACCGTATGCAAGACAAAGGCGATATATTAA
- the raiA gene encoding ribosome-associated translation inhibitor RaiA has translation MNTSITGKQFELTDPIKSYIQNAFDSLNKYNLDIISGRCVVSADEKNGKKGFSVEFAINLARKDTIVIRQKDKDLYAAVDLAIDRASKVLRREHDKNVTVKNKDDGKAIRATIADEPSDEDIDEVIPMELELYKPLEIEEALAKLKDSDMQFYVFNDIDAKMRVLYKRSDGKFGLY, from the coding sequence ATGAATACAAGCATCACAGGAAAACAATTTGAACTAACCGATCCGATCAAAAGCTACATCCAAAACGCTTTTGATTCGCTCAACAAATACAATTTAGATATTATTTCGGGACGTTGCGTCGTTTCGGCTGATGAAAAAAACGGCAAAAAAGGTTTTAGCGTAGAATTTGCTATAAATTTGGCTAGAAAAGATACTATAGTTATTCGCCAAAAAGACAAGGATTTATACGCAGCGGTTGATCTTGCGATAGATCGCGCCTCAAAGGTACTTCGCAGAGAGCATGATAAGAACGTAACCGTTAAAAACAAAGACGACGGCAAAGCTATAAGGGCAACCATAGCCGATGAGCCTAGCGACGAAGATATAGATGAGGTTATTCCTATGGAGCTTGAGCTATATAAGCCGCTTGAGATAGAAGAAGCGCTAGCAAAGCTTAAAGATAGCGATATGCAGTTTTACGTATTTAACGATATAGATGCCAAAATGAGAGTTTTATACAAACGCTCAGACGGCAAATTCGGACTTTATTAA
- a CDS encoding dehypoxanthine futalosine cyclase: protein MARLSVDEAINLIENAELNELGAMALAKKRELHPEKITTFIVDRNINYTNVCWVDCKFCAFYRHAKEEDAYVLSFEEIGQKIEELIAIGGTQILFQGGVHPKLKIDWYENLVEWISKTYPQITIHGFSAIEIDYIARISKISTREVLARLKAKGLYSIPGAGAEVLSDRVRDIIAPKKCDTETWLRVHKEAHEIGVKSTATMMFGTVETTREIVEHWQHIRDLQDLTGGFRAFILWSFQGLNTKLAAERPEIQKQSSNRYLRLLAVSRLFLDNFKNIQSSWVTQGSYIGQLALLFGANDLGSTMMEENVVKAAGAAYRMNQDEMINLIRDVGEKPAKRNTNYDILEKFY, encoded by the coding sequence TTGGCAAGACTTAGTGTAGATGAAGCTATAAATTTGATAGAAAATGCCGAGCTTAACGAGCTTGGAGCTATGGCGCTAGCCAAAAAGCGAGAGCTTCATCCTGAAAAAATCACAACTTTTATCGTTGATAGAAACATAAATTATACCAACGTTTGCTGGGTTGATTGCAAATTTTGCGCATTTTATCGCCATGCAAAAGAAGAAGATGCTTATGTGTTAAGCTTTGAAGAAATCGGGCAAAAGATAGAGGAGCTAATAGCCATAGGCGGTACGCAAATTCTCTTTCAAGGCGGCGTTCATCCTAAACTTAAGATCGACTGGTATGAAAACTTAGTCGAGTGGATCAGTAAAACTTATCCGCAGATCACTATTCACGGTTTTTCTGCGATTGAGATTGATTACATCGCAAGAATTTCTAAAATTTCAACTCGCGAAGTTTTAGCTCGTCTAAAGGCAAAAGGGCTTTATTCTATTCCGGGAGCCGGTGCCGAGGTGCTAAGCGATAGGGTTAGAGATATCATAGCACCTAAAAAATGCGACACCGAAACTTGGCTAAGGGTCCATAAAGAGGCTCATGAGATCGGCGTAAAATCAACTGCGACTATGATGTTTGGCACGGTTGAGACGACTCGCGAGATAGTTGAGCATTGGCAGCATATTAGGGATTTGCAAGATCTTACCGGAGGCTTTAGGGCGTTTATATTATGGAGTTTTCAAGGGTTAAATACCAAATTAGCCGCCGAGAGACCGGAAATACAAAAACAATCATCAAACCGCTACTTGCGACTGCTTGCCGTTTCAAGGCTCTTTTTGGATAATTTTAAAAACATCCAAAGCAGCTGGGTAACGCAAGGAAGCTATATAGGGCAGCTTGCACTGCTCTTTGGTGCAAACGATCTAGGCTCAACCATGATGGAAGAAAACGTCGTAAAAGCCGCAGGCGCAGCATACAGAATGAATCAGGACGAGATGATAAATTTAATACGCGATGTGGGCGAAAAACCTGCAAAACGCAATACAAATTACGATATATTGGAGAAATTCTACTAA
- a CDS encoding prepilin-type N-terminal cleavage/methylation domain-containing protein, producing the protein MQRGFSLIELIVSIVVVGITLMSIPVLLSQTAANNNAAIIQESVMDAKTRMALVLKAPWGCFGNKADFDKFGNLRTPIFNQTGSDRNFNFYAANGIVSDRRRNINNVADLPGNCAGGQRLNDFAGSIIVNSAAGYNRDAIVNSTLNTTINPDPNTNMNDTANPNMKEIVITTTTNNTQSDGANHTIILRAYSANIGDSPTIETRVW; encoded by the coding sequence ATGCAAAGAGGATTTTCTTTAATAGAGCTTATCGTATCTATCGTAGTAGTAGGTATAACGCTTATGTCTATCCCCGTTTTACTATCTCAAACAGCAGCCAACAATAATGCAGCTATTATTCAAGAAAGCGTAATGGATGCCAAAACAAGAATGGCGCTTGTGCTAAAGGCGCCATGGGGTTGCTTTGGAAATAAAGCGGATTTTGATAAATTTGGAAATTTACGAACGCCTATTTTTAATCAAACAGGAAGTGATAGAAATTTTAATTTTTATGCCGCCAACGGTATTGTGTCTGATAGAAGAAGAAATATCAATAATGTAGCAGACTTACCTGGTAACTGCGCAGGCGGACAAAGACTAAACGACTTTGCAGGCAGTATCATCGTAAATAGTGCCGCAGGATACAATAGAGATGCTATAGTAAATTCAACACTAAATACAACAATAAACCCCGATCCAAATACCAATATGAACGATACTGCAAACCCGAACATGAAAGAAATAGTGATAACAACAACTACAAACAATACGCAAAGCGATGGTGCTAATCATACTATAATACTTAGAGCATATTCGGCAAATATAGGCGATAGCCCTACAATCGAAACAAGAGTATGGTAA
- a CDS encoding pitrilysin family protein — MKVVNLKVKNTQIPVVFESSKALPVVSLKLVFKVAGSYEDGKLAGLANLSARLLNEGTLKKGSNAFAKELEMRAISLHAQTGFETLNIDLSCLKEHFEFACLKLSELLKDPNFSEDILDKLKKLVIGEILSNESDFDYVARSALNELLYPNTSLARGSIGTKESVSKITLKEIKEFISSHLDLANLMVVFGGDVDLNELKLEQILSGLSDGKARELKKLQTSQKMSQKFIIKPSQQAYIYFGAPFEVGIDERFKAKVASFILGESGFGARLMEEIRVKRGLAYSAYARSGFMLSYSQISGYLQTKNESKDEAIAVVKDEFDKFVKKGVTARELAQAKRFLLGSQPLRQETLFNRLNIAQGEVYNGFKIGSFKDELDKISKLKLSELNEFIASHDEITKLSFAVLYNEI; from the coding sequence ATGAAAGTTGTAAATTTAAAAGTTAAAAACACTCAAATTCCAGTCGTCTTTGAAAGCTCAAAGGCTTTGCCTGTAGTGTCTTTAAAGCTTGTTTTTAAAGTGGCGGGAAGCTATGAGGACGGTAAGCTTGCGGGACTTGCAAATTTAAGCGCAAGACTTTTAAACGAAGGCACTCTTAAAAAAGGCTCAAATGCCTTTGCAAAAGAGCTTGAGATGCGTGCCATATCGCTTCATGCACAAACAGGATTTGAAACGCTAAATATCGATCTAAGCTGCTTAAAAGAGCATTTTGAGTTTGCATGCTTAAAATTATCCGAGCTTTTAAAAGATCCAAATTTTAGCGAGGATATCCTTGATAAACTAAAAAAGCTAGTAATAGGCGAAATTTTAAGCAATGAAAGCGACTTTGATTATGTAGCGCGGTCTGCTTTAAACGAGCTTTTGTATCCAAACACTTCACTTGCAAGAGGGTCGATAGGCACTAAAGAGAGCGTGTCTAAAATCACGCTTAAAGAGATTAAAGAATTTATCAGCTCTCATCTTGATTTGGCGAATTTGATGGTTGTTTTTGGCGGAGATGTAGATCTTAACGAGCTAAAACTAGAGCAAATTTTAAGCGGTTTAAGCGACGGCAAGGCGCGAGAGCTAAAGAAGCTGCAAACTAGCCAAAAGATGAGTCAAAAGTTTATCATTAAGCCAAGCCAACAGGCTTATATATACTTCGGCGCTCCTTTTGAGGTGGGTATAGATGAGAGATTTAAGGCTAAAGTGGCTAGTTTTATACTAGGTGAGAGCGGCTTTGGCGCTAGGCTTATGGAGGAAATTAGAGTAAAACGAGGACTTGCGTATTCAGCTTACGCAAGAAGCGGATTTATGCTAAGCTACTCTCAAATTTCAGGTTATCTTCAAACCAAAAACGAGAGTAAGGACGAGGCTATAGCAGTAGTGAAGGACGAATTTGATAAATTTGTCAAAAAGGGCGTTACGGCACGCGAATTAGCTCAGGCTAAGAGATTTTTGCTGGGTTCTCAACCGCTTCGCCAAGAGACGCTTTTTAACAGGTTAAATATCGCTCAAGGTGAGGTTTATAACGGCTTTAAGATCGGCTCGTTTAAAGATGAGCTTGATAAAATTTCTAAGCTAAAACTTAGCGAGCTTAACGAATTTATAGCTTCTCACGATGAGATAACCAAGCTAAGTTTTGCCGTGCTTTATAATGAAATTTAA
- the recG gene encoding ATP-dependent DNA helicase RecG produces the protein MKFKPGDKEILNKIGVFTLLDLSLKIPKSFDDTTITQSPKDANVSIEVVIKNSYRQSGILHILAWCESWEQNVKIIIFNAKSWHFGAFKTGKQIYINGKCSFAFGSWQITNPKIITKINEIIPKYKLSLRDDRFKELASRYVTIENLLAEGLNESEAKFLSDLHKSDHNSAHLLENLDKGSHGLEILKFVEIYNYLRKLSAKKTDFASEKVETFDISPWIASLPFKLTDDQKNAIADIRLDLSGDKAKRRVVMGDVGSGKTIVILATALSVYPKAAIVMAPTSILAEQIYDEAVRLLPRFMNIKLVKSGEKELEFEGVNLIIGTHVLLYNELVKSPVVMIDEQHRFGSNQREKINQLVRDGQNYAHVIQFSATPIPRTLSMIQSSFVEFSFLKQMPFKKTIHSQILQSGDFERLLNHIRQEIAKNKQVVIVYPLVEISESSSYQSLSEAQDFWLKNFKNVFITHGKDRQKEQILREFRQSGDILLSTTVVEVGISLPRLSTIVVVGAERLGLATLHQLRGRVGRQGGEGFCFLFTKLKNPPERLREFCATLDGFEIAQIDLKNRQSGDILGGVFQHGATFEYYEFEENLTAAAKNRLEKISINKF, from the coding sequence ATGAAATTTAAACCCGGCGACAAGGAAATTTTAAACAAAATAGGCGTATTTACGCTACTTGATCTTTCTCTTAAAATTCCAAAGAGCTTTGATGACACGACTATAACCCAAAGCCCAAAAGACGCTAACGTGAGCATCGAAGTGGTGATAAAAAACTCATATAGGCAAAGCGGGATCTTGCATATCTTGGCGTGGTGTGAGAGCTGGGAGCAAAACGTTAAAATCATCATATTTAATGCCAAGTCTTGGCATTTTGGAGCATTTAAAACAGGTAAGCAAATTTATATAAACGGCAAATGCTCCTTTGCTTTTGGCTCTTGGCAGATAACAAATCCAAAGATAATCACAAAAATAAACGAGATAATCCCAAAATACAAACTAAGTTTGCGTGACGATAGATTTAAAGAGCTTGCAAGCAGATATGTAACTATAGAAAATTTGCTTGCCGAAGGACTTAACGAGAGTGAAGCCAAATTCTTAAGCGATCTGCACAAGAGCGATCATAATAGCGCACATTTGCTTGAAAATTTAGACAAAGGCTCGCACGGGCTTGAAATTTTAAAATTTGTTGAGATTTATAACTATCTAAGAAAGCTAAGTGCTAAAAAAACCGATTTTGCAAGCGAAAAAGTAGAAACTTTTGATATAAGCCCTTGGATAGCATCCTTGCCGTTTAAGCTTACCGATGATCAAAAAAACGCCATAGCCGATATCAGGCTTGATCTTAGCGGCGATAAGGCAAAAAGGCGAGTTGTCATGGGCGATGTAGGAAGCGGTAAGACTATAGTTATCCTTGCTACGGCTTTAAGCGTATATCCTAAAGCTGCAATCGTGATGGCGCCTACTTCTATACTTGCCGAGCAAATTTACGATGAAGCGGTGAGGTTGTTGCCTCGATTTATGAATATCAAGCTTGTAAAAAGCGGTGAAAAAGAGCTTGAATTTGAAGGCGTAAATTTGATAATAGGCACGCATGTGCTTCTTTATAACGAGCTTGTCAAATCGCCTGTCGTTATGATAGATGAGCAACATCGCTTCGGTTCAAACCAGCGCGAGAAGATAAATCAGCTGGTGCGCGACGGGCAAAACTACGCTCATGTGATTCAGTTTTCAGCCACACCCATACCGCGTACTCTTAGTATGATACAAAGCTCGTTTGTGGAATTTAGCTTTTTAAAGCAGATGCCGTTTAAAAAAACTATACATTCGCAAATTTTACAAAGCGGGGATTTTGAACGGCTTTTAAATCACATCAGGCAAGAAATTGCAAAAAATAAGCAAGTAGTTATCGTGTATCCTCTGGTAGAAATAAGCGAAAGTTCAAGCTATCAAAGCTTAAGCGAGGCGCAGGATTTTTGGCTTAAAAATTTTAAAAATGTATTTATAACCCACGGTAAAGATAGGCAAAAAGAGCAAATTTTGCGTGAATTTAGACAGAGTGGAGATATCTTGCTCTCAACTACAGTTGTTGAAGTGGGAATCTCTTTGCCTAGGCTTAGTACGATAGTCGTAGTGGGGGCTGAAAGGCTAGGGCTTGCCACGCTTCATCAGCTACGAGGCAGAGTGGGTAGGCAGGGTGGAGAGGGCTTTTGCTTTCTCTTTACTAAGCTTAAAAATCCGCCTGAGAGACTGCGTGAATTTTGTGCCACGCTTGATGGATTTGAGATAGCGCAGATAGATCTTAAAAATCGTCAAAGCGGAGATATATTAGGCGGAGTGTTTCAGCATGGAGCGACGTTTGAATACTATGAATTTGAAGAGAATTTAACGGCTGCGGCAAAAAATCGTTTAGAGAAAATTAGCATAAATAAATTTTAA